Proteins encoded by one window of Dreissena polymorpha isolate Duluth1 chromosome 11, UMN_Dpol_1.0, whole genome shotgun sequence:
- the LOC127851345 gene encoding heat shock 70 kDa protein 12B-like, with protein MALHKNCSLDATIDDLEGNPYPAIELFTTTLRFLNGHLLKALHTKSSTVLETEIQYIITVPAVWTDEARHFMKESAFRAGINKERLELVVDSEAAATWWTGVNIKDNPDINLQTSGSKWLVVKIGGGTANVLAYEVLPKGKVKVIQKASGGAWGFTNVEQQLLENLDQELGVGNLDKLRREHIGDYYELLQEIEDKTRSRYIFSQDACVVRLPYSLSQEVKKHRIQTAKIKTWFDSELSSFIDHIKTVLNTNLSLRELTNIVLVDRFAESMYVQNMLSDAFTELKVIIPQDPKLAVLKGAVLYGHNSGTDISNQSDSI; from the exons ATGGCATTGCATAAG aacTGTTCCCTGGATGCGACTATCGATGACCTAGAAGGCAATCCGTATCCCGCGATAGAATTATTTACCACTACATTGCGATTTCTGAACGGACACCTCTTAAAAGCTTTGCATACAAAATCATCGACAGTGCTTGAAACCGAGATACAGTATATTATAACTGTGCCTGCCGTATGGACTGATGAGGCCAGACACTTTATGAAAGAGTCTGCTTTCAGG GCTGGAATCAATAAAGAAAGACTGGAATTGGTGGTTGATTCGGAAGCGGCGGCCACTTGGTGGACAGGTGTAAACATAAAAGACAATCCAGACATTAATTTACAGACATCCGGGTCCAAATGGTTGGTTGTAAAAATTGGAG GCGGGACTGCAAATGTATTAGCATACGAAGTATTACCTAAaggcaaagtcaaggtcatacaAAAAGCGAGCGGCGGAGCCTGGGGCTTTACAAACGTCGAGCAGCAGCTTTTGGAAAATCTAGATCAAGAACTAGGAGTTGGAAATTTAGACAAATTACGCAGAGAGCACATAGGAGATTATTACGAACTTTTACAAGAAATTGAAGATAAAACCCGATCAAGATATATTTTTTCACAAGATGCCTGTGTTGTGAGGCTCCCGTATTCACTGTCCCAAGAAGTAAAAAAACATCGCATACAAACAGCGAAGATTAAAACATGGTTTGATAGCGAACTTTCAAGTTTTATTGATCacattaaaactgttttaaatactaATCTCAGTTTAAGGGAGTTAACGAATATTGTTTTAGTCGACAGATTTGCCGAATCGATGTATGTTCAAAACATGTTGAGCGATGCATTTACAGAATTAAAAGTGATTATACCTCAAGATCCGAAATTAGCAGTGCTAAAAGGAGCCGTTTTGTATGGACACAACAGTGGTACTGACATATCCAATCAGAGTGATAGCATATAG
- the LOC127849645 gene encoding uncharacterized protein LOC127849645 — protein sequence MWTAFFGCVTFLTLECTPVSGNIQVVRRKETSIECASNTDLSFKCYSNVLNKSLTIAECDFHRKSCALLTTLHTHVYDISYTGRGGNLVIRDIEGESVGIYQCYETYNPQNSVSTNISTSEYTATKENNFSVPMYITESGLPEGFGHIVLGVLRDKTIECSSNVDITFKFIGNKANASVTIAECDLSTKSCTLSKTSFHNTYTLSYTGIGGVLQINSLNNESSGTYICCATYNPSIFVRIDMIAHIMESAVDTYNVTVLRENNTGK from the exons ATGTGGACCGCGTTCTTCGGATGCGTGACTTTCCTTACATTAG AATGTACACCGGTTTCCGGAAACATCCAGGTCGTTAGAAGAAAGGAAACGTCAATTGAATGTGCCTCAAACACCGATCTCTCTTTCAAATGTTATAGCAACGTGTTAAATAAGTCTTTAACGATTGCAGAATGTGATTTTCACAGAAAATCATGTGCGTTATTAACAACTCTCCATACACATGTATACGATATTTCGTACACTGGACGTGGTGGTAACCTGGTGATAAGAGATATAGAAGGAGAAAGCGTTGGTATTTATCAATGCTATGAAACGTATAATCCTCAGAATTCAGTGAGCACGAACATTTCAACGTCGGAATATACAGCCACAAAGGAAAATAATTTTAGTGTCCCAATGTATATAACTG AGTCAGGTCTTCCGGAAGGATTTGGGCATATCGTATTAGGCGTATTGAGAGATAAGACCATAGAATGCTCTTCCAATGTcgatatcacttttaaattcatcGGCAATAAAGCAAACGCTTCAGTAACTATTGCAGAATGTGACCTATCGACGAAATCATGCACTTTATCGAAAACAAGTTTTCACAACACATACACTCTGTCTTACACAGGAATCGGAGGAGTTTTGCAAATCAACAGTCTTAACAATGAATCATCTGGAACATATATCTGTTGTGCAACGTATAATCCAAGTATCTTTGTCCGTATTGACATGATTGCACATATTATGGAGTCAGCGGTTGACACTTATAATGTAACTGTACTGCGCGAGAATAATACAGGTAAATAG